In Peromyscus eremicus chromosome X, PerEre_H2_v1, whole genome shotgun sequence, the sequence ATTGTTGTGGACCAGGGAGTTTTCATCAAAAATACAGATGTATGTCCAGATCCAGATGCAAAAACCAGAACACTCTCCGGGTTCAAGAGTGGGTAGACTGAATGAGTGAAGACACCGAGGGTATTCAGAGGGGCTGGGAAAGGCAGATAAGTAGGCCTTATCACCAGCAAGGTCTGAGCTCAGCTGAGGACACAGGACTTTCTCTGTTTGTCCATGTCTGTCCTTGGCTAACACATCAAGTATCAGTTAACAGGTGAGTGGGGGCCATCACCACCATAGTGATAGGTGTACACTTTGTTCTGTGGTTCAAATGGAGGGAGTTGCACCTTTTCTTTGCTCTGGTGTGTGTGGTAAGTTCCTAGGCTTGGTTTTCCTTTGCAGTCTCTTGCGATGGGGGTTATTTCTTTCACTTAATCTCCTGCTTCTGCACCTAGATCCAGATAGGGAAAAACAGCTCTCCCTCCTTGTTCTCCAAAAGTGTGCTGCTCATTCTTGTCTCTGTCAACTTTATTCTGCTCCACTCCTATCTCCCAGGTAACTCATTTCTCTTCCTTCAAATACCCTGCAAAGCCCATTTCCTCAAATTACGCCACCAATGTCACTCAGTGTAAAAATTAATCTGAGTTACAACCATGACTACAGCTTGTTTAGaagtatattttaaacatattttacacTCTTGGTTGTTGAGTTCCTGGAAAGCAAGAACATTGTCTTTCTAAGGTCAGAATGTGGGTTTGTGAAAGCATTAAACATAGGTGTGAAATTCACAGTTGCAAGGCACTTGCCAATCCATGGTGCAAGCACAGACACAATTGATGTCATCATCTCAGGTCCATGGTGGATCATTAATAGGAAATGTATGGTCTAGGTTTGAGAACCGTTGCTTAAAAGATTTCTCCCACAGGAGTGCTATTTTGGCATGACTAATAAAGTCCAGGTCTCTGACAAGGAGTCCTGTGTCCTGCAAGCACCCTTACAACTCTGTTAGGTCAACTCCTTAAAATGCTGTTGTTTTCATGGGGAATCCTTGGTAAGTGTACAATCTCCTgcctgtaatttttattttttcttcaaccACTGTCTCCTTCTCTTATAGGTGAAAACTGTGACTAACCCTGTGGATGGTACTGAGCAATCAGACCTTGACAGAGAACTTTGTATTAAGTGTGTCAGCTCGGTCACACAGGACAGCATCTATATCGACAAGGAAACATCTTTTCCTGTCCATCTCTTTTCTGGAGGTAagatttatagttttaaaagcaaAGAGCAAGAGTGTGGGAAGTGTCCTTGAAATTGAAATTGAGGTACCATAAAAATGGGGAAAGTGGGCAATATTTTAAGTGTCACATAGCAGTCCTGTCCTCCCAATGCCATCATCATGCATCCATGTGGTTTTCACTACTCAATTGATTCATTTGGCTGTTTTGATTTCTCATACAGGGTTCCTCTAAGttacctgaaactcactatgcatcTGAGAATTGTCCATGACCTTAGCAAACCCATCCCTgactcttctgagtgctgaggtcaTAATCTTCTGCCACTGCATCAGGATACATGCAAAATATCATCAGTGATAGCATCACACAAGTATAAGAGATTTATCTTGAACATACATCCACCATTTCAAAGCAAAGGTGCAGACaggcctctttctttctgtgtcctctttcCAGAATATTCATCACATAGGCTCTCATATTTTGTCCCTAGCCTAGGTACCAAGTTTGACGCATGTGATCCTACTGTGttcctggcttccatccccaaaAGAGATCTCAAAATGACTACTTGATGAGAAAATCCAGTACTCTTAGCTGTAACTTTCACTCTGAGACACACGGTTTTTAGTTATCCATGTCTGTGAATAAATCATTGTCAGAGTACCAGTGTTTAAAGGGTCTTAAGCGTCCCTTCCTGTAGGAAGATATTTGAGATGTCTGTATAAGTATTTGGAAAAGTTACTTTGCATTCAGGAAATGTTTGTCTGCATATTGTGGTGATGGAGGGTCTTAGGTATTGTGACATGACCTGAGTGCCATAATATTTACACCTCTAATGTTCTTGGCTGTTTTAGAATTCATGCCTTGCAAAGGAGACTTGTTGCTGGTTGAGTATTCCATGAAGCCGGGCACTTCCAACATGAACATCCACACCGTGAGCCCCTTAAGCTCCCAGAATATGGATGAGGTAATTTGCTTCCATGTTGCCCTTGTCATGGGCAGGTAGctgcctatccttccttcctGGTCACTTTTTGCCCAGGATTTTGTGTGGTACGTTTCGCAGTATATCCCCTGCCAAAGTGGACATGTTCACTGATTGAAAAGGAAATAACCAGAAAATGATGTAGAATATACACAAGTTAGCTCCTAGCTTATGTGCTTTACTTGACGTTAGGATGTTCTGTGGACAACAGTTAGAAAGCGAGTTGGCTGTGAGGCCATTGTGGGGAAACTTTGAGTGCACTGGGTTTGAGGTGTTCAGCCTGCTTATAAGGATGGATAAGATCTTGTCTAGTACAGCCTGAGAATAAGATGTAAACTCATGGAGATAGAGTGTGAGGCCACATTGTGTAGCATGAAGAGCATGTCTTCtcttcacacaggagagagagaatatggagcCATGTTGAGTAGCTTGAAGATCATGTCTTCTCATCACAGGAGGTAGTGTGGGTCCATATTGGGTAGCATGAAGTGCATGTCTTCTCATCACACAGGAGATAGCATGTGAGGCCATATTGGGTAGCCTGAAGGGCATGTCTTCTCATGACACAGGAGATAGTGTGGGTCCATATTGGGTAACATGAAGAGTAGAGCCTTTCATAAGTCACCCAATGTTTGTCTTAATTCTCTGATTTAATAGGAGTGATGTGGGATGGTGACTCATTGTGTTAACACAGTACCCAGGCATTCCCTGTGTGTCAAGGATGAGAATCAGTGATGTGTTGAAGGACCTGCTGAGTAGAGCCAAGGGGTTGTTGAGGGCCATCTGTGGTGGGTTATGCTTCTCCATACTCATTGCCTTCATTGCTCATCTTAGGTATGTATTACCAGTACTGATGGAAAAACTGGTGTGGTGGAATCCTGTGTCTTTTTTACTGTGGATTCCATCCAGAAGCCTTCTGATTATACTCCGGAGTTGTATGACATCGTGAATGTGGTCGCTGTGGACAGCATTCAACCAAACTGTTCTTGGAGAGCAGTGTCAATGATCCCAGTGGAAATGTGCATTGACCAAGCCTTGTAATTCACCATTATTTATAAGgctctggtttaataaaacaaaatgagcatGTAATCTAAAGATATGAACTAAGACTCTTCTTTTAAACATCCTGGTGACTTAATTAGGAACATGAAGTCACTTTAGGAAGGTACCTTGCTAATTCAAAACCATGCCCTATTAGAACATGATGTTACCAAAGAAATGGCCCTGCACTCAGGGTAAATGCATCATTTTCCAAAAGCAAGAGCAGCTTCTGTGTTGGCACTGGCCTTGTGGGCCATTAAGCAGCATGGAGAAGCAAAGCATTTAAGTCAAGATTCCAGGAGCAAGCAGGCGAATGTGACCAGGTATGATTTAACATTACAGCTTGCCTTCTAGCTTGAGTCTCTTTATGCCTTTCTAAAGTTTATTTCTCTACAATATCTTTTATTTCCTACCAGCTACTCCATTTGGTAAACTTAGTGTTTATCTGTGGATCCTCTTCCTATGATAGTGTACCAAATATGCCAATGCAGAGAAATGAAAGACCAGACTCAGGTCTACTTCAAACAGAAAGATGAGAGTACACTCTTAGTAGTCTGATTGGTGGTGCGCCGCAAAGTCCTTTCTATACTGAGGAGGACCTTCTGTGAAGTTAACTGGCCCTCCTTCCACAATTCTTGCCCTTTTGAAGGAATCCTGGACCTTTCCAACATCTGCAGAGTGAAGGATGCCTGCACTGGGGAGCCAGGCCACCTGGACCAGTTTCCTTACATCAATATCTGGTGTAGTCTGGCCCTCTACCCACAAGACAGAGTTCAATTCCATGCCTCTTGGGTATCCACTGCCGCCCTGATCTCTAAGAGAGTTTCGACCCCGAAAAAGCCACCTATCTTCCAGTTAGAGGATCAAGATTTGCAACTTCCACCTCTACCCCTTCTCCTGAGGGTGCCCATCCCCTGCTAAGAATTCAGAACACAAAGTGGCAATGTCTGCTTTGTATCCTGACTTCCCGTCTGATGGCTCATGCCACAGCTGCCATTGGCCCCTTTTCCCACAGAGCGCTGGAGGGTATCCTCCACCTCAGTATGCTTAAGGTCCAGGTCTCTTGAAGGCTTCCCAGTGACCAGCCATCGAGTGCCCTGTGCCTGTGGTGTCAAACTCCATGGCCAGCCAACCTCCAGGAGGACGGGATTCTCAGACCAGACACAGTTCAATATGTTTATCAGCCATTCACCACTACTGATCTCGTGAACAAGTGATATCACACCCCACCATACCTAGAGCAGCCATAaagtgttgtagaatatcattttaaggtgtgttacttttgtttatgttgcatttgtatcactctgagaagc encodes:
- the LOC131899409 gene encoding cancer/testis antigen 55-like, with protein sequence MQRLWRRISAIFQWKTGSEETPQEKPEDISNLKSVRGIVTYLCTDYGWINESIFFNTDMLCGKVPLNIGTSVIALVEENETTHIQKAIKVKTVTNPVDGTEQSDLDRELCIKCVSSVTQDSIYIDKETSFPVHLFSGEFMPCKGDLLLVEYSMKPGTSNMNIHTVSPLSSQNMDEVCITSTDGKTGVVESCVFFTVDSIQKPSDYTPELYDIVNVVAVDSIQPNCSWRAVSMIPVEMCIDQAL